From the genome of Turicibacter faecis, one region includes:
- a CDS encoding RnfABCDGE type electron transport complex subunit D: protein MKRIQEVIKKKAKEYEERRVYVKCQTQHFLMVTVLLILLGIFVEFAYYSTIGQLGQKIAFEIVKVHVVKFGGIVGYAFLIDWLAAFLVGTLPRQLKEGLLFPLHRPTVLNTMLLILMFSLDAPISVFCVAITVVALFSQNTRHGYSYYTFHPVLIAYVAGVIGLMATQYNLGLTDISPSLTAPYRTTVYELHSSLTAFKQHYYSMTNVIFGLFEGGMSYTLIIPLCVSALFLMRRRVIEWRVVVVYFLGYILTGGLMGILIGQPLWLTVLFLLNGSIVLSGIFLLPDAVTFSRIVSFKYIYVVGAAVLSAVGCYFVHFVIAPYLVLLLLQGLVFLVGQMKRLG from the coding sequence ATGAAAAGGATTCAAGAAGTTATAAAGAAAAAAGCCAAGGAGTATGAAGAGCGACGTGTTTATGTTAAATGCCAAACGCAACATTTTTTAATGGTGACTGTTCTTTTAATTCTATTAGGGATATTTGTGGAATTTGCTTATTATTCCACGATTGGCCAGTTAGGTCAAAAGATAGCATTTGAAATAGTAAAAGTACACGTTGTGAAGTTTGGGGGGATTGTGGGTTATGCGTTTCTAATAGACTGGTTAGCTGCTTTTTTAGTGGGAACACTTCCGCGCCAATTAAAGGAAGGATTACTTTTTCCACTTCATAGGCCAACGGTTTTAAACACAATGTTATTAATTTTAATGTTTTCCTTAGACGCACCTATTTCTGTTTTTTGTGTGGCCATAACAGTTGTTGCCCTTTTTTCACAAAATACCCGTCATGGATATTCCTATTATACCTTTCACCCGGTCTTGATTGCTTATGTAGCAGGTGTAATTGGCCTTATGGCAACTCAATATAATTTAGGATTAACTGATATTTCACCTTCATTGACAGCCCCATATAGGACGACCGTCTATGAGCTTCATTCATCATTGACTGCTTTTAAACAGCATTATTATTCGATGACGAATGTTATTTTTGGTTTATTTGAAGGGGGAATGAGTTATACGTTAATTATTCCGTTATGTGTTAGTGCCTTGTTTTTAATGCGACGCCGCGTCATTGAGTGGCGGGTTGTCGTCGTTTATTTTTTAGGCTACATTTTAACGGGTGGATTAATGGGAATCTTAATCGGACAACCCCTTTGGTTGACGGTACTTTTTTTACTGAATGGATCGATCGTATTAAGTGGGATTTTTCTGTTACCAGATGCGGTTACCTTTTCTCGAATTGTTTCATTTAAATATATTTATGTGGTAGGTGCAGCGGTGTTATCGGCTGTTGGTTGTTATTTTGTACACTTTGTCATTGCTCCTTATTTGGTGCTTCTGCTCTTACAAGGACTTGTTTTTTTAGTCGGTCAAATGAAGCGGTTGGGGTGA
- a CDS encoding tRNA threonylcarbamoyladenosine dehydratase has translation MLHQFSRNELVYGPEGTEILKNSTVAILGIGGVGSFAAEALARTGVGTLILIDKDVVDITNVNRQIHATLKTVGRPKVEVMAERIAEINPNCRVVQLHMFYNEETAPQLFDYPIDFIVDASDTITFKIHLIKQCLRRKIKFISSMGAANKLDPTRFEIADIWKTSYDPVAKVIRTKLKKEKISGKIPVIYSTESPIIGREDTLKVVGKEESEVRKQQLPPASNAFVPSVAGLIAASYVVRELTKSIPIQRKGQ, from the coding sequence ATGTTACATCAATTTTCTAGAAATGAATTAGTTTACGGTCCCGAGGGAACAGAAATTTTAAAAAATAGTACAGTTGCGATTTTAGGTATTGGTGGTGTAGGTTCTTTTGCCGCGGAAGCATTGGCACGTACAGGAGTTGGAACCCTCATTTTAATCGATAAGGATGTAGTAGATATAACGAATGTGAACCGTCAAATTCATGCGACACTTAAGACGGTAGGAAGACCAAAGGTTGAAGTGATGGCCGAACGAATTGCCGAGATTAATCCAAACTGCCGTGTGGTTCAACTCCATATGTTTTATAATGAGGAAACAGCACCGCAACTTTTTGACTATCCGATTGATTTTATCGTTGATGCTTCAGATACGATTACGTTCAAAATTCACTTAATTAAGCAATGTTTGCGACGTAAGATTAAATTTATCTCTTCAATGGGAGCCGCTAATAAATTGGATCCGACACGGTTTGAAATCGCAGATATTTGGAAAACATCGTATGATCCAGTCGCTAAGGTGATTCGAACAAAATTGAAGAAGGAAAAGATCAGTGGGAAAATTCCAGTTATTTATTCAACAGAGAGTCCAATTATTGGTCGAGAAGACACGTTGAAAGTTGTTGGTAAGGAGGAGAGCGAAGTTCGTAAACAACAATTACCGCCTGCTTCAAATGCTTTTGTTCCAAGTGTTGCAGGGTTGATTGCAGCAAGTTATGTGGTTCGAGAATTAACAAAATCTATTCCGATTCAACGTAAAGGACAGTAA
- a CDS encoding beta-1,6-N-acetylglucosaminyltransferase: protein MKQAFLMMAHKNEEQTKRLIEWIADENHQVYVHIDQKSEEMFVSLSQYFNENPHVFFVKQRISIHWGGYSQVLAMVALLKQTRGKTYDFYHLISGQDLFIKSKEEVTRFLQQYVGHQFLEVRKNQDYWRVKGYYLLTDCKYNRARPLAKVNAFLSSLYKRFPMRPNLKGFTVYKGANWFTLSGDCVTYVLDYLQQHPEFIRQFKHTICADEHFIQTLILNSPFKESVINRTLREIQWDGGANPKTYTMSDADLLLDSPELFARKFDSDVDCEIIDWVYCKIK from the coding sequence ATGAAGCAAGCTTTTTTAATGATGGCACACAAAAATGAAGAGCAAACGAAGCGGCTCATTGAATGGATTGCCGATGAAAACCATCAGGTCTATGTTCACATTGATCAAAAAAGTGAGGAGATGTTTGTTTCGTTAAGTCAATATTTTAATGAAAATCCTCATGTATTTTTTGTTAAACAACGAATTAGTATTCATTGGGGTGGTTATTCTCAGGTTTTAGCGATGGTGGCGTTATTAAAACAAACCAGAGGAAAAACGTATGATTTTTATCACCTAATTAGTGGACAAGATTTATTTATTAAATCAAAGGAAGAGGTTACACGTTTTCTTCAACAATATGTTGGGCATCAATTTTTAGAGGTTCGTAAAAATCAGGATTATTGGCGGGTGAAGGGGTATTATCTATTAACAGATTGTAAATATAATCGTGCTCGTCCGCTTGCCAAGGTGAATGCGTTCCTTTCCTCCCTGTATAAAAGATTTCCGATGCGTCCTAACTTAAAGGGGTTTACTGTTTACAAGGGGGCAAACTGGTTTACATTATCGGGTGATTGTGTGACGTATGTGCTTGATTATTTACAACAACATCCGGAGTTTATTCGCCAGTTTAAACATACGATTTGTGCAGATGAGCACTTTATACAGACCCTTATTTTAAATTCACCCTTTAAAGAGAGTGTGATTAATCGAACACTTCGGGAAATTCAATGGGATGGTGGCGCTAATCCTAAGACGTATACGATGTCAGATGCCGATTTGCTGCTCGATAGTCCAGAATTATTTGCTCGCAAGTTTGATAGTGATGTCGATTGTGAGATTATTGATTGGGTTTACTGTAAGATAAAATAA
- the pssE gene encoding PssE/Cps14G family polysaccharide biosynthesis glycosyltransferase, producing the protein MILVLCGTQKQDFTRLLRLVEQVADQEEVVVQAGHNQYKTNKMKLFDFTSNDEMEKLYQKADLIVTHAGAGSILQGVKSQKRIIAVPRLKKYQEHVNDHQIELANKLEELGCILTYHDGEDFLELYERAKKFTPAKFQQKGNMESLIDQRLDKYLK; encoded by the coding sequence TTGATTTTAGTTTTATGTGGAACTCAAAAGCAAGATTTTACGCGATTACTCCGTTTAGTTGAACAGGTAGCCGATCAGGAAGAAGTCGTGGTGCAAGCCGGGCATAATCAGTACAAAACGAATAAAATGAAATTATTTGATTTTACGTCAAATGATGAGATGGAAAAGTTATATCAGAAAGCTGATCTGATTGTGACGCATGCAGGGGCAGGTTCGATTTTACAAGGTGTGAAAAGTCAAAAAAGAATTATTGCTGTTCCGCGGTTGAAAAAATACCAGGAGCATGTAAACGACCATCAAATTGAGTTGGCAAATAAATTAGAGGAACTTGGCTGTATTTTAACTTACCATGACGGAGAGGACTTTCTTGAGTTGTATGAGCGTGCTAAAAAATTTACGCCAGCAAAGTTTCAACAAAAGGGCAATATGGAATCGCTCATTGATCAACGATTAGATAAATATTTAAAATAG
- the pssD gene encoding PssD/Cps14F family polysaccharide biosynthesis glycosyltransferase, with translation MKKGKVLFCSSAGGHYTELLQLSHLIEKYHGVIVTEKTKISQDSVFPTEYLMYCSKNDGWIYIFEYLYVWLISFIYFMKYNPKVIVSTGVHSTIPMCVYGRLFGRKVIYIETVANVHSPSMSGKLMYKIATDFYIQWEELLEVYPNAIVGGCLF, from the coding sequence GTGAAAAAAGGAAAAGTTTTATTTTGTTCAAGTGCAGGCGGCCATTATACGGAGCTGTTGCAGTTAAGTCATTTAATCGAAAAATATCACGGCGTGATTGTCACGGAGAAAACGAAGATTTCTCAGGATAGTGTTTTTCCAACTGAGTATTTAATGTATTGTTCGAAGAATGATGGTTGGATTTATATTTTTGAATATCTCTACGTTTGGCTCATTTCATTTATTTATTTTATGAAGTACAATCCAAAAGTAATTGTTTCAACGGGTGTTCATTCAACTATTCCGATGTGTGTTTATGGTCGTCTATTCGGACGGAAGGTTATCTATATTGAAACGGTTGCCAATGTTCATAGCCCGTCAATGAGTGGAAAATTGATGTATAAGATTGCGACGGATTTTTATATTCAATGGGAAGAATTATTAGAAGTTTATCCGAATGCTATTGTAGGAGGGTGTTTATTTTGA
- a CDS encoding glycosyltransferase family 2 protein translates to MPKVSVIVPVYNVENYLERCLESLVHQTLEDIEIIVVNDSSPDESHVIIERYQARYPNKIKSLIKPNGGLSDARNYGMKHMRGDYFGFVDGDDYVDETMFEKLYDAAMKADAEVTTCDFYWAYPDQLKRQIDGPYHHSKEMLVEMMPTVWNKLYKRSWFETLGIEFPVGLRYEDSSFSIRVAPFIKKIAYVSEPLVYYVQRQDSITYTQNAKVGDMLTVFYDIFDFYKCHGLEEEYHEELEYLTLKYFLGSSFLRASQIGDKKDRERILNEGWRLLNECFPNWKKNRYLMSKKDKKHLYYKCTNRLFYQMLSRVIYLTKVKFKK, encoded by the coding sequence ATGCCCAAGGTAAGTGTCATTGTACCCGTTTATAATGTGGAGAACTATTTAGAGCGTTGTTTAGAATCGTTGGTTCACCAAACGCTCGAAGATATTGAAATTATTGTTGTTAACGATTCATCTCCTGATGAATCGCATGTGATTATTGAACGCTATCAAGCACGTTATCCAAATAAGATTAAAAGTTTAATAAAACCAAACGGTGGATTATCAGATGCAAGAAACTATGGAATGAAACATATGCGTGGAGATTATTTTGGGTTTGTTGATGGTGATGACTACGTAGATGAGACGATGTTTGAAAAGCTATACGACGCGGCGATGAAGGCGGATGCTGAGGTAACGACGTGTGATTTTTATTGGGCATACCCCGATCAACTCAAGCGTCAAATAGATGGACCTTACCATCATTCAAAAGAGATGCTCGTTGAGATGATGCCTACGGTGTGGAATAAGCTCTATAAAAGAAGTTGGTTTGAAACATTAGGAATTGAATTTCCAGTTGGATTAAGGTATGAAGATAGTTCCTTTTCCATCCGGGTAGCCCCGTTTATAAAAAAAATAGCTTATGTTTCCGAACCCCTTGTTTACTATGTTCAACGACAAGATTCGATTACTTATACGCAAAATGCAAAAGTGGGCGATATGTTAACTGTTTTTTATGATATTTTTGATTTTTATAAGTGTCATGGTCTTGAGGAAGAATATCATGAGGAGCTCGAATATTTAACATTAAAGTATTTTTTAGGAAGTTCATTTTTAAGGGCGTCTCAAATAGGAGATAAAAAAGACCGAGAGCGGATTTTAAACGAGGGATGGCGTTTGTTAAATGAATGTTTTCCCAATTGGAAGAAAAATCGATATCTTATGAGTAAAAAAGATAAAAAACATCTATATTACAAGTGTACGAATCGATTGTTTTATCAGATGTTATCAAGGGTCATTTATCTGACGAAGGTTAAATTTAAAAAATAA